In Dehalococcoidales bacterium, the genomic stretch CATCTTTCAGCTTGGAGATCATCTTTATGGCGTCGCGATGGAAAATCCACTGCGCACCATTTCTGTATTGTGCCTTGAGCGCATACTTTACCTCGATGAGGTTATCAGCACTGATTGCAGTTGTCGTGTTACCGGTGCTAAAATCCCTGGCGGTGCTTATACCATTAACGCTTGCGGTAAACACGCCCAATGGCTCAGTAGTGCCGGCGCCGTTCAAGAAGGCGTTCTCCATCGCGGTGGCAAACTTATAAACCAGCCTGTCGCGCACCAGCGCCTCGACGGGGATTGCGCTCACCCTGAGCAGCTTCATGGACACCTTTATGGACTTCGCCAGCTGCTGCGGTTTGAGCTCGCGCTTGTCGAACCTCATTGCGGTATCTAATAGGCCAGCGCCAGTCAAGTCCTGCACTTCGGTCGTCCAGGCAGCGTCGCTCATGTCGACATCAAGTACGGGCGCACCGAGCGAATCAGATGTGGTAACCTGAAATACTCGCGCTATACGCCTCATGAACACGGCGTTGTCCAATGCCTTGATAAGCTCAGCTATGAATTGCTGAGGCGGGACCATGTAGCCGCCCCATGTTGCGTCTGCTGGTGTTTCGCCGCTTAGCACCTGCAGGTCTCTCAATTCTGGTTTGATAGCGCCAGTCATGATGTAGGAGCGAAACGCATCCATCACCTTGGCTGCCCTGTCGTCTTTCTCGCCAAGCGTGGCTTTGATGGGGTTGTTTACGGGCTTATCAAGCTCTCGTTCTTCCTTCTCCTGCTCTTCGAGCCTCTTGGCCCTTTTGGCAAGAGAATCCATCTCGTCGAACATCTTGTCGTACTGCACCTGCTCCTCTGCAGTAAAGTCCCTGTTCTCGGCCTCGGCACGATCTACAAGCTCCTTGGCCTGTTCCCAAATATTTGCTCTTTTCTCGAGTAGCTCTTTAATTTTATCTCCCATATCACTTCATCTCCTTTATTTTGTATAAGTTTAACTTTCTTTTTGCGATTATGATTTTCCTTTTCGCGTCCTCTTCCCACGGCGGCGTCCTATCGAATTGCCTGTAATGCTTGCCTAAATGGGCGCGCACCTTAGCCATATCGGCCTCTGGCAGGTTGGTCTGAGGCAACCTCGCTGCTGCATTGGCCACCGCCCGCCACACCACTGCGCCATCGCTTGGCCTGTGATGGGGAAGTTTCAGGTCGCCGTACGCCTCTGGGGGCATAGTTCTTGCCCATGCGAAGTGCTTTGCGATCCTGCGTTTCTCGGCATCGCTTAAATCCTCCCACGACTCACTGGTAAAATCCTCTAAGGCTGGCGCTTCCCAATCCTCATTTTCGGGTGCAAGCTCGTTTGAAACGTCACCCGGGTCAACACCCCTCTTCTCCATGTGCTCTTCAAACACATCTCTTGCGCTTCTGACTCCGACCGACGTTGAGGGATAGGCCGGATATGTTACGGGACTGACGTCATAAAGGCGTGGTATTTTTATAAGCGTGCGCACTGGCATATCTCCGGTGTCGTCCCATTCCTCTTTTCCGCCTTCCATCGAGAACCCGAAACTCGACTGGTCGACGTCTCCGCGCTTAATGTGCTCCACGAGGTCCCTTCCTGCTGTGGTTTTCATGTTCGGCGTGAACTCATAGCGGAGGCCATGTTCATCCTCCCATACGCGTAAGGTGTTATTCTTCGTCCGAGCTACAATCTGAGACGGATCGTGGTTGAACAAAGCCCTAATATCTGAGCCTTGCAGGGCTTCGCTGAACGCTCCGGGGCGGATCATTTCTTTGAAACCCCAAAGCTCCTCTGATAATTCATTAAACCTGGCAGCGTAGCCGGAAATTATTGGTTCGGCGTCTGCTTCCCGAAGCTCAATCGCGGTGTTTATGTATCTACGCTCCATCTTGTCTTTACTCATCCCCATCTTTCACCTCCTTTCTGGTTGGTGCCACTGAAGTAATGGCCATCATGTTGCCATTTATGAGGTAGGCGTCCCCGCCCTCCTCTGCCGGTATCGGATTCATGTTCTCGAGCTCCCTTATGTCATTCGCGCTAAGCCATCCGTCATTCCTGCCCTTGCTGTAGTATTGTGACCTGCTCGCAACGTCACCACGGAGTAGACCATCTATCACAAACTCCACGTAATACTTCTTTTTATCGCTCTCGCGTAGGAGCTGTCGCCTTATTTGTTGTTCCCAATTCACTAGCCGAGGCCGTAAGCAATCCTGCACAAACTCGATCGACATGTGCTCAATAGACGCGTAGCTTGGCTTTTCGAGCGAAGAAATCTTATGGAGCGGCACGCCGAAGAAGCGGGCCACTTCTTCTGTCTGATATTTACGCGTCTCTATAAATTGTGCGTTGTCATTCTGTATTGTTATCTGGTGCCACTTGAGCCCCTCTTCAAGAAATAGGACCCTGTGTGCCTTGCCAAGGCCTTCGTATTTATCCCTGAATGACTCCTTAAAATTCTTCATGGCTTGTTCTGACAGCTTGCCTGGGATCTCCACGATGCCGGAGGCTACTGCGCCGTTAGCGAAGAAAGAGGCGCCGTATTGCTCGGCCGCGAGGGCAAGGCCTGCTATTTCTCTGGCAAATTTCAATGGCCTGTATCCATTTATGGCATCATTTGATAGACCGCGAACGTGAAACATCTCCCTCGCCGGTATCACAGTAAGCGCTTTGTCTGGCAAACTGACTTCATAAAATAGGTCTTGACTATCGTTTCTGAACGGCCTCACAAAGGGCGCAGGTATCGGCCACATGGCCGTGACCTCCATTCGACCATTCCTGACTATATATGCATAGCAATTGCCAAACAGCTCAAGCTGGGCCTGCATCATTTTCCTGAAGTCGAAGCTGGTCATTTCCTCGTTTGGTTGATACTGGATAATGTCATAAAGCCAATGCTCTCTTGCCCTCCGCCTTCCCCTCGGGTCCACGCGTTCGTAGGTAGGCACCGGCAGCGAAGCTATGGTATTGCTTATGAGATTTATGCATGCATAGACAGCCGAAACCCTGAGCAAGTCCTCTTCGTTGAGGTAAATCCCAGATGCCGTTTCGCCACCTCCGGCAATCCAGCTGTTGAACCATTGTGGTCCACCCGCCAGTGACGAGGCCCGTTTATTAAAGAATCTTTTTATGCCCTGCCATATCCCCATCTCCTGCCTCCCTATACGGCGAATACGCCCCTGTTTTCATAAGCGCTCTCGACCGGGGCATCCGACTGGAGCATCGCCGATATTGCGATTATCATGGCCACGGCCGGGTCTATCCGTTCTGTCGACTTGTCTTTGGCTGGCTTAATATTGCCTGCTGGGTCCTGGACTACTACTAAGTTGTCCATCGCCCAAGTCAAAACTGGATTATTATCATGGCGCAATTTGCGTCCGATAATCAGCCGCTCAAGCTCTTTGCATGCTGGCGACATCGTCTTGAAGCCCTGGCGCACCTCCATCACCGGCACGCCATCATTCTCAAGGTCTATAGCCCACTTCGTGGCGTTCCATGGATCATATCCTACAACTTGCAGAAGTGGGAAGCGATTCTTAATCTCGTCCCTTATGGTAACGCGTATCCAGTCGTGATCTATAACATTGCCATCTGTGGCCGTTATGTATCCGCTTCTTGCCCACGTGTCGTATGGGACCCTGTCCCTTCTAACTCTTGCGGCAATGTTGTCGCGCGGGACCCAGCTATAAGAAAGCACATGAACTATCCCATCGTCGTCCGGCTCGAACACTATCGCGCATGAGGATATATCGGTCGTGGTAGAAAGATCGACCCCAGCCCAGCACCTCAGGCCAGCAAGCTCGGCATGGTCGATATCGCGACTGCCGCACTCTGCCCATGCGCCCATATCTATCCAACGCGTGCTTTGGGTAGTCCATTGGTTCAGGTGGAGCCTCCTAAACGTATTCTGGTAAGCCGGTATTTCCTGCGCCCTTTGGCATTCCTGACGCAAGAAATCAAGTTTTATTGATATTTCAAGGTTTGGATTTGCCTTTCTCCATACGGCCTCATCAGTCCAATCGTCTTCTTGATCGGCCGCGTAGATAAGAGGCAGAAATGTTTTGTCGTCTATAACGCCATCGATTATCTTTTTAGCATATTCGTGGAGCTCCCAGCAAATAGTGTTTCGGTCATAACCTGCCGTGGTAATGGCGAGCATAAGTGGCTGGCGCCTTGCGCCCATAGATGTTTGAAGCACGTCCCACAAGTCCCTATCCGGTGCGACGTGTAGTTCGTCATAAATTACTGCGTGGGCATTGAAGCCGTGTTTGCTGTAAGCCTCGGCTGATATGGCCCGATAGAAGCTGTTGGTTTTGTAGCAAACGATCCGCTTCTGGGAATCGAT encodes the following:
- a CDS encoding phage major capsid protein, giving the protein MGDKIKELLEKRANIWEQAKELVDRAEAENRDFTAEEQVQYDKMFDEMDSLAKRAKRLEEQEKEERELDKPVNNPIKATLGEKDDRAAKVMDAFRSYIMTGAIKPELRDLQVLSGETPADATWGGYMVPPQQFIAELIKALDNAVFMRRIARVFQVTTSDSLGAPVLDVDMSDAAWTTEVQDLTGAGLLDTAMRFDKRELKPQQLAKSIKVSMKLLRVSAIPVEALVRDRLVYKFATAMENAFLNGAGTTEPLGVFTASVNGISTARDFSTGNTTTAISADNLIEVKYALKAQYRNGAQWIFHRDAIKMISKLKDGEGQYLWQQGLAAGQPDTILNLPVNESEYAPSTFATGQYVGILGNFQFYWIAELFGMEIQRLSELFAATSQVGFIGRMWADGAPVLEEAFARVKLA
- a CDS encoding phage portal protein codes for the protein MGIWQGIKRFFNKRASSLAGGPQWFNSWIAGGGETASGIYLNEEDLLRVSAVYACINLISNTIASLPVPTYERVDPRGRRRAREHWLYDIIQYQPNEEMTSFDFRKMMQAQLELFGNCYAYIVRNGRMEVTAMWPIPAPFVRPFRNDSQDLFYEVSLPDKALTVIPAREMFHVRGLSNDAINGYRPLKFAREIAGLALAAEQYGASFFANGAVASGIVEIPGKLSEQAMKNFKESFRDKYEGLGKAHRVLFLEEGLKWHQITIQNDNAQFIETRKYQTEEVARFFGVPLHKISSLEKPSYASIEHMSIEFVQDCLRPRLVNWEQQIRRQLLRESDKKKYYVEFVIDGLLRGDVASRSQYYSKGRNDGWLSANDIRELENMNPIPAEEGGDAYLINGNMMAITSVAPTRKEVKDGDE
- a CDS encoding terminase large subunit, which gives rise to MFSKEKANWAINFISQLRHTKGEWAGSLFNLQEWQKDFIRQLFGATNEDGTRQYRTAYLEIPRKNGKTELAAAIALFMLFADGEQGAEIYSAAADREQASLVFNAAATMVRNSKALSSLCKIIDSQKRIVCYKTNSFYRAISAEAYSKHGFNAHAVIYDELHVAPDRDLWDVLQTSMGARRQPLMLAITTAGYDRNTICWELHEYAKKIIDGVIDDKTFLPLIYAADQEDDWTDEAVWRKANPNLEISIKLDFLRQECQRAQEIPAYQNTFRRLHLNQWTTQSTRWIDMGAWAECGSRDIDHAELAGLRCWAGVDLSTTTDISSCAIVFEPDDDGIVHVLSYSWVPRDNIAARVRRDRVPYDTWARSGYITATDGNVIDHDWIRVTIRDEIKNRFPLLQVVGYDPWNATKWAIDLENDGVPVMEVRQGFKTMSPACKELERLIIGRKLRHDNNPVLTWAMDNLVVVQDPAGNIKPAKDKSTERIDPAVAMIIAISAMLQSDAPVESAYENRGVFAV
- a CDS encoding HK97 family phage prohead protease produces the protein MSKDKMERRYINTAIELREADAEPIISGYAARFNELSEELWGFKEMIRPGAFSEALQGSDIRALFNHDPSQIVARTKNNTLRVWEDEHGLRYEFTPNMKTTAGRDLVEHIKRGDVDQSSFGFSMEGGKEEWDDTGDMPVRTLIKIPRLYDVSPVTYPAYPSTSVGVRSARDVFEEHMEKRGVDPGDVSNELAPENEDWEAPALEDFTSESWEDLSDAEKRRIAKHFAWARTMPPEAYGDLKLPHHRPSDGAVVWRAVANAAARLPQTNLPEADMAKVRAHLGKHYRQFDRTPPWEEDAKRKIIIAKRKLNLYKIKEMK